A portion of the Leptospira kanakyensis genome contains these proteins:
- a CDS encoding phosphoesterase produces MLFNVPGPIVDEDKQTVLRPSLWKYRYLFVFLSLLGILTIYQLSVVLLLRKSIDLPTSPFQGTKLTNPYQNWKGEGQEKISLHAHSDEVWFTPERHTISEIQSEYKREGFSNVAITDYGQVTEKENSDYIRGFEWGQNIKKRHLLSIGIKKSFYDYFPVYASRENLNWVMDRMKKLGGYVIIPHPKLFDSFSKEEMSSIGGFQAIEVYSPFGDDTKILDTLLSQGRNVHCMASDDLHYFPETSIKSFDQPTWKNIIQTLGNQRGRKGESFLRYIVTAEGKRDQTSVLDSLQSGSFYCVKKFFQGAEDPKVPRIQVNQNNTVELNSKERYLEIRFIGQMGEVLQVNPDTNQASYEFKEKDSYVRLEMIALTGSVLSNAIYRNQ; encoded by the coding sequence ATGCTTTTTAACGTTCCTGGGCCCATTGTTGATGAGGACAAACAAACGGTTCTACGTCCTTCCTTATGGAAGTATCGTTATTTGTTTGTATTTCTGTCCTTACTGGGTATTCTTACAATTTACCAGCTATCAGTTGTTTTACTCCTTAGGAAATCGATCGATTTACCCACTTCCCCCTTCCAAGGTACGAAACTTACCAATCCCTATCAAAATTGGAAGGGAGAGGGACAAGAAAAGATCTCCTTACATGCACATTCCGATGAGGTTTGGTTCACTCCCGAAAGACATACTATCTCCGAAATCCAATCAGAATACAAAAGAGAAGGTTTTTCTAACGTAGCCATCACTGATTACGGACAAGTAACTGAGAAAGAAAACTCAGATTACATTCGTGGATTTGAATGGGGACAAAATATAAAAAAACGACACCTACTTTCGATTGGAATCAAAAAGTCATTTTATGATTATTTCCCGGTCTATGCATCTCGTGAAAATCTAAACTGGGTAATGGATCGAATGAAAAAGTTGGGTGGTTATGTAATCATCCCTCATCCAAAATTATTTGATTCATTTTCAAAAGAAGAAATGTCATCTATCGGTGGTTTTCAAGCAATCGAAGTATATTCTCCGTTTGGTGATGATACAAAAATTTTAGATACACTCTTAAGCCAAGGACGGAATGTCCACTGTATGGCAAGTGATGACTTACATTATTTTCCGGAAACCTCCATCAAAAGTTTTGACCAACCTACTTGGAAAAATATCATCCAAACTTTGGGAAACCAAAGAGGTCGCAAAGGAGAAAGTTTCCTAAGATATATCGTGACTGCGGAAGGAAAAAGGGATCAGACTTCCGTTTTGGATTCATTACAATCCGGATCATTCTATTGTGTTAAAAAATTCTTCCAAGGTGCTGAGGATCCAAAAGTTCCAAGGATCCAAGTAAATCAAAACAATACAGTAGAATTGAATTCGAAAGAAAGGTATTTAGAAATTCGTTTTATTGGCCAAATGGGTGAAGTTTTACAAGTAAACCCTGATACAAACCAAGCTAGTTATGAGTTCAAAGAAAAGGACTCTTATGTGCGGTTGGAGATGATTGCTTTGACAGGATCTGTTCTCTCCAACGCCATTTACAGAAATCAATAA
- a CDS encoding ArnT family glycosyltransferase: MKSLSVHRTFLTLVLILIIFLFYGNSSPLVDQDEAAYAGFSRSMMETGDYLSMDFPYSTPHRKPPLHFWITSFFFQNIGVSEWVLRLFPALCILGTSLLTYHLTNVMYGSRTALYAFSILSFSLYFPLNGKIALVDSLLVFFGMSGFVSLYHWIKFNKKRFVFLFWFSVSLGVLVKGPPILIFLGGTCVLLLSINQIRSQVWKLNPFLWLPVALLPLFVWGYLSWQKDKGELIRWMLDWYIFRRATDPVFGQSGPPGTYLMLFVVTIFPWTRIYLSFLYENGWKLIALLKTSGIGISKHLFLWNWKKEDYSFTSKRFLLLGLFFSWIFYEGLASKLPSYPLSAYPILSILLGDQLSRKHNQIYMYRIYITVALLMIAVLSFVIFPKFSEIRMDTKKIANQVQSIVPENVTLHSFGAHGIPSFAFYYHRPIKEITWEDLPKTEGYILISESDFQIWKGMGFGWESASDLLSVYAYDRNKYLNLRLIKARTP, translated from the coding sequence GTGAAATCCTTATCCGTCCATCGCACCTTTCTAACCCTGGTCTTAATATTGATTATATTTTTATTTTATGGGAATTCTTCTCCCCTTGTAGACCAGGACGAAGCTGCTTATGCAGGGTTTTCTCGTTCTATGATGGAAACAGGGGATTATTTAAGTATGGATTTTCCTTACTCCACTCCCCATAGAAAACCACCTCTTCATTTTTGGATCACTTCTTTTTTCTTTCAAAATATTGGTGTTTCCGAATGGGTTCTTCGACTTTTTCCAGCCCTTTGTATTTTAGGAACGAGTTTACTCACATACCATCTGACAAACGTTATGTACGGCTCAAGGACAGCACTTTATGCTTTCAGTATCTTAAGTTTTTCTTTGTATTTCCCTTTGAATGGAAAAATTGCCCTCGTCGATTCCCTATTAGTTTTTTTCGGAATGAGTGGATTTGTTTCTCTTTACCATTGGATCAAATTTAACAAAAAACGTTTTGTATTTTTATTTTGGTTTTCCGTAAGTTTAGGAGTTCTTGTCAAAGGTCCACCTATCCTAATCTTTCTTGGCGGCACCTGCGTATTACTTCTTAGCATAAACCAAATCAGATCACAAGTTTGGAAACTGAATCCGTTTTTATGGTTACCGGTCGCATTACTCCCACTTTTTGTTTGGGGTTATTTATCTTGGCAAAAAGACAAAGGGGAACTCATCAGGTGGATGTTGGACTGGTATATTTTTCGTAGGGCAACTGACCCAGTTTTTGGACAATCAGGCCCACCAGGCACCTATCTCATGTTATTTGTAGTGACCATTTTTCCGTGGACTCGAATTTATCTTTCCTTTCTTTACGAAAATGGGTGGAAACTGATTGCCTTACTCAAAACAAGCGGCATAGGAATCTCAAAACATCTTTTCCTATGGAATTGGAAGAAAGAAGATTATTCCTTTACTTCAAAACGTTTTTTGTTACTCGGACTTTTTTTTTCTTGGATCTTTTATGAAGGATTAGCAAGTAAACTTCCCTCCTATCCACTTTCGGCTTATCCAATTCTTTCCATCCTTCTCGGTGACCAACTATCAAGAAAACATAATCAAATTTATATGTATCGAATCTACATCACAGTGGCTTTGTTAATGATTGCCGTTTTATCTTTTGTTATTTTCCCAAAATTTTCAGAGATTCGTATGGATACAAAAAAAATTGCAAATCAGGTTCAATCAATCGTACCAGAAAATGTAACCTTACATTCCTTTGGTGCTCACGGGATTCCTAGTTTTGCTTTTTACTATCATAGACCAATCAAAGAAATCACTTGGGAAGACCTCCCCAAAACAGAAGGATATATTCTTATCTCCGAATCGGATTTTCAAATTTGGAAAGGAATGGGTTTTGGTTGGGAAAGTGCCAGCGATTTGTTGTCTGTTTATGCCTATGACAGAAATAAATATTTAAACCTAAGACTAATCAAGGCAAGGACACCTTAA
- a CDS encoding thiol-disulfide oxidoreductase DCC family protein yields MPPEKSKIVFFDGVCHLCMGSVQFLLKRNRKENLYFSAIGSEVFCSLIPKDMVPKLPDSILYWKEGKLYMESDAILQLIRELKFPWFLLFGLILIPRFLRNFVYRWIAKHRYSWFGKAEVCMMPTPNLRKRFLD; encoded by the coding sequence ATGCCACCGGAAAAAAGTAAAATTGTTTTCTTTGATGGGGTTTGTCATTTGTGTATGGGTTCCGTTCAGTTTCTTCTGAAAAGGAACCGAAAAGAAAATCTATATTTTTCGGCAATTGGTTCTGAGGTTTTTTGTTCTCTCATCCCCAAGGATATGGTTCCAAAACTTCCCGATAGCATTCTCTATTGGAAAGAAGGCAAATTGTATATGGAATCTGATGCCATTTTGCAATTGATTCGTGAGTTAAAGTTTCCCTGGTTTTTACTATTTGGATTGATTCTGATCCCTCGTTTTTTACGAAATTTCGTTTATCGATGGATCGCCAAACATCGATATTCCTGGTTTGGGAAAGCTGAGGTTTGTATGATGCCAACACCAAACCTCAGGAAACGTTTTTTAGATTAA